A genomic segment from Roseibium algicola encodes:
- a CDS encoding YihY/virulence factor BrkB family protein, producing MARGRDAGSPEKIPPMGWLDISYRVWNAVQRDHIDLIAAGVAFYGLLAIFPTITAFTALSGLVVEPVEVSRQLEMIENFLPKEASQIILAQAADVAGSENAGLGFAFVIGLGIALYSTSKGMASLMEGLNIAYDEVEKRGFIALKARTFVMTILLVFALVLGLVSALLLPVVFSYLALPDWLEKVLSSARWIILGFLTVTGLSFVYRFGPSRTDAKWKWITPGAVIACLLWLAASYGFSVYVANFASYNKTFGSLAGVIILLMWLWISAYIILLGAELNGEMEAQTRRDSTVGPDRPMGTRGAVKADILGKSIAGAE from the coding sequence ATGGCACGTGGAAGAGATGCGGGCAGTCCGGAAAAGATCCCGCCAATGGGCTGGTTGGATATCAGCTACCGGGTGTGGAACGCGGTCCAGCGCGACCACATCGACCTGATTGCCGCCGGCGTTGCCTTCTACGGTCTTCTTGCGATCTTCCCGACCATAACTGCGTTCACGGCACTGTCAGGGCTTGTGGTTGAACCAGTTGAGGTCAGTCGTCAGCTTGAAATGATCGAGAACTTTCTGCCGAAGGAGGCGTCGCAAATCATTCTGGCGCAGGCCGCAGATGTAGCGGGCAGCGAGAATGCGGGGCTCGGCTTCGCCTTCGTTATCGGTCTGGGCATCGCGCTCTATTCCACCTCCAAGGGCATGGCCAGCCTCATGGAAGGACTTAACATCGCCTATGACGAGGTTGAGAAGCGGGGCTTCATTGCGCTGAAAGCCCGAACCTTCGTGATGACGATCCTGCTTGTTTTCGCTCTGGTGCTGGGGTTGGTGTCCGCCCTTCTGCTGCCGGTTGTCTTCAGTTATCTCGCCTTGCCGGACTGGTTGGAGAAGGTCCTGTCATCGGCCCGCTGGATCATCCTGGGATTTCTGACCGTCACCGGTCTTTCCTTCGTTTACAGGTTCGGGCCGTCTCGAACCGATGCCAAATGGAAATGGATCACGCCCGGGGCAGTCATCGCCTGCCTCCTGTGGCTTGCCGCGTCCTACGGGTTCTCGGTCTATGTGGCGAACTTTGCCAGCTACAACAAAACGTTCGGCAGCCTTGCCGGCGTCATCATCCTGCTGATGTGGCTCTGGATTTCGGCGTATATCATCTTGCTCGGGGCCGAGTTGAATGGCGAGATGGAAGCGCAGACCCGCCGCGACAGCACCGTTGGTCCGGACCGGCCAATGGGCACACGTGGTGCCGTGAAGGCCGACATACTGGGCAAATCCATTGCAGGTGCCGAGTAG
- the pheS gene encoding phenylalanine--tRNA ligase subunit alpha, whose product MSNLDTLESDLLAAIEGAGTEAALEDIRVAALGKKGSISEQMKTLGKMTPEERQVMGPALNGLKAKVTDAIAARKDVLAEAALEARLASEKVDITLPLRATSAETGRIHPVSQVIDELTAIFADMGFSIAEGPDIETDELNFTALNFPEGHPAREMHDTFFFNPKEDGERLLLRTHTSPVQIRTMRNQEPPIRVIIPGRTYRCDSDQTHTPMFHQVEGLVIDKDSHFGHLKWVLREFCKAFFEVDDIKMRFRPSFFPFTEPSMEVDIQCDRSGGEVKIGQGEDWLEILGCGMVHPNVIRNCGLDPDVYQGFAWGMGIDRIAMLKYGMPDLRAFFDADVRWIQHYGFRPLDLPTLFGGLSS is encoded by the coding sequence ATGTCCAACCTCGACACACTTGAATCCGATCTTCTGGCCGCCATCGAAGGCGCCGGGACCGAAGCCGCCCTGGAAGACATCCGCGTTGCCGCCCTTGGCAAGAAGGGCTCAATTTCCGAGCAGATGAAAACGCTCGGCAAGATGACGCCTGAAGAGCGCCAGGTGATGGGCCCTGCCCTCAACGGCCTCAAGGCGAAGGTCACCGACGCCATCGCCGCCCGCAAGGATGTGCTGGCGGAAGCGGCCCTGGAAGCACGGCTGGCCAGCGAGAAGGTGGATATCACCCTGCCGCTGCGCGCAACATCGGCGGAGACCGGCCGTATTCACCCGGTCAGCCAGGTCATCGACGAACTGACGGCGATCTTCGCCGACATGGGCTTTTCCATTGCGGAAGGCCCGGACATCGAGACCGACGAGCTGAACTTCACCGCGCTGAACTTTCCAGAAGGCCACCCGGCGCGCGAGATGCACGACACGTTCTTCTTCAATCCGAAGGAAGACGGCGAACGGCTGCTGCTGCGCACGCACACCTCGCCGGTGCAGATCCGCACCATGCGCAATCAGGAACCACCGATCCGCGTCATCATTCCGGGCCGGACCTATCGCTGCGACAGTGACCAGACCCACACGCCGATGTTCCACCAGGTGGAAGGCCTCGTGATCGACAAGGACAGCCATTTCGGTCATCTGAAATGGGTGCTGCGGGAATTCTGCAAGGCCTTCTTCGAAGTCGACGACATCAAGATGCGCTTCCGTCCGAGCTTCTTCCCGTTCACCGAACCGTCCATGGAAGTCGACATCCAGTGTGACCGGTCCGGCGGCGAAGTGAAGATCGGCCAGGGCGAAGACTGGCTGGAAATTCTCGGCTGCGGCATGGTTCATCCGAACGTCATCCGCAACTGCGGCCTCGACCCGGATGTCTACCAGGGTTTTGCCTGGGGCATGGGGATCGACCGCATCGCGATGCTGAAATACGGCATGCCGGACCTGCGCGCCTTCTTCGACGCCGACGTCCGCTGGATCCAGCATTACGGCTTCCGCCCACTCGACCTGCCGACACTGTTCGGCGGTCTGTCCAGTTAA